From a single Nocardioides sp. dk884 genomic region:
- a CDS encoding ABC transporter substrate-binding protein yields the protein MRTRTAAACVTASLALALTACGSDDGTAEGNDSGPLKVGVIASLTGPSSETFKVTPDAADARIKQYVADGGECADRFDGYELVKADDTNTPEGALRMAQRLVQQDKVDVILQGTAAFYGASQFLTTDPAAKKIPVLGGGFDGAPVYMSTDNNVFANFAPIDFEVTYTTYGELMKKVGGTKAAVIAYDNPSSAPSAEATIRSIKASGLEVAYENLKIPYGSTDVGAVTQGMIDAGVDTLITSLNPETAFGVIGGLKQAGHEMKLVQLPIGYSAQLLESEPSVQAGQDVSFSTSSAPMELHNEATEKRSAALKTIGNDSGIAGFAEDQGYLAADMLIFGLEEAGCDSNGEEIMAALRETNTWDGSGLLPLPRDFGSAEAGDQQCSYYVKLTGKEFVPVSEEPICGDKI from the coding sequence ATGCGCACTAGAACAGCAGCAGCTTGTGTCACCGCGTCGCTGGCACTTGCCCTGACCGCCTGCGGAAGCGATGACGGCACGGCGGAAGGCAACGATTCGGGCCCACTGAAGGTCGGCGTCATCGCCTCCCTCACCGGCCCGTCCTCGGAGACCTTCAAGGTGACTCCGGACGCCGCGGACGCCCGGATCAAGCAGTACGTCGCGGACGGCGGCGAGTGCGCCGACCGGTTCGACGGCTACGAGCTGGTCAAGGCCGACGACACCAACACGCCCGAGGGCGCCCTGCGGATGGCGCAGCGGCTCGTCCAGCAGGACAAGGTCGACGTCATCCTGCAGGGCACCGCAGCGTTCTACGGTGCCTCGCAGTTCCTCACCACCGACCCCGCAGCAAAGAAGATCCCGGTCCTGGGTGGCGGCTTCGACGGCGCCCCGGTCTACATGAGCACCGACAACAACGTCTTCGCGAACTTCGCTCCGATCGACTTCGAGGTGACCTACACGACCTATGGCGAGCTCATGAAGAAGGTCGGCGGCACGAAGGCCGCCGTCATCGCCTACGACAACCCCAGCTCGGCACCTTCGGCTGAGGCGACGATCCGCTCCATCAAGGCCTCCGGCCTGGAAGTCGCCTACGAGAACCTCAAGATCCCGTACGGCTCGACCGACGTCGGGGCCGTGACCCAGGGCATGATCGACGCGGGCGTCGACACGCTCATCACGAGCCTGAACCCCGAGACGGCGTTCGGCGTGATCGGCGGCCTCAAGCAGGCCGGGCACGAGATGAAGCTCGTCCAGCTCCCGATCGGCTACAGCGCCCAGCTCCTCGAGTCCGAGCCGTCGGTCCAAGCAGGCCAGGACGTCTCGTTCTCCACCTCCTCGGCTCCGATGGAGTTGCACAACGAGGCGACCGAGAAGCGCAGCGCGGCCCTCAAGACCATCGGCAACGACTCCGGCATCGCCGGCTTCGCCGAGGACCAGGGCTACCTGGCCGCCGACATGCTGATCTTCGGGCTCGAGGAGGCCGGCTGCGACTCGAACGGCGAGGAGATCATGGCCGCCCTGCGCGAGACGAACACCTGGGATGGCTCGGGCCTGCTGCCGCTGCCGCGTGACTTCGGCTCCGCTGAGGCCGGCGACCAGCAGTGCAGCTACTACGTGAAGCTCACCGGCAAGGAGTTCGTCCCCGTCAGCGAGGAGCCGATCTGCGGCGACAAGATCTAG
- a CDS encoding GMC family oxidoreductase: MASYDYIIVGAGSAGCVLADRLSADERTTVLLLELGGDNKSFWVEVPKGFSKTAGDPNYAIYNQTEPIEPFGIQETWFRGRGLGGSSAINGMVYNRGFQADFDGIVEQGNPGWGWDEMLRVYKTIEDHELGASDTRGAGGPLKVGVRTYDDDLSPLIMDSATKLGHKRVVDVNASDDERIGYTPGNIRKGRRQSAAKAFLKPAMTRPNLTVRTGVEITKVLIEDGTAVGVTGKADGSPVEFRTSRRGEVIVSAGSLGSPKLLQLSGIGPSTVLKEAGVDVVVDSPGVGNGLREHRCIPMQVRIKSDLGHNKLIYDNKHQNWQGFKYLFTRKGPIATPAYEMLWFFKATAEAERPDAQVLVTPMSMGVGLTGYGIERRPGFQMLGFALRPDSLGSVHITSSNPDVPQQLRANYLATDHDREVSLGMFAKMRELIKQSPIAEEVVIETVPGPLIQGDQAVLAHAGMFGGAGYHASGAVVMGPEDTDPVDAKCRVRGVDRLRVVDVSILPRMVAGNLNAPMMAMAWRAAEMIDADR, from the coding sequence GTGGCGTCGTATGACTACATCATCGTCGGAGCAGGCTCGGCCGGCTGCGTGCTCGCCGACAGGCTGAGCGCCGACGAGCGAACCACCGTCCTACTGCTGGAGCTGGGCGGTGACAACAAAAGCTTCTGGGTAGAGGTGCCCAAGGGCTTCTCGAAGACCGCGGGCGACCCGAACTACGCCATCTACAACCAGACCGAGCCGATCGAACCGTTCGGCATCCAGGAGACGTGGTTCCGCGGCCGCGGTCTCGGCGGCTCGAGCGCCATCAACGGGATGGTCTACAACCGCGGCTTCCAGGCCGACTTCGACGGCATCGTGGAGCAGGGCAACCCCGGCTGGGGCTGGGACGAGATGCTCCGTGTCTACAAGACCATCGAGGACCACGAGCTCGGCGCCAGCGACACTCGTGGCGCCGGAGGTCCGCTGAAGGTCGGCGTCCGCACCTACGACGACGACCTGTCGCCGCTGATCATGGACTCGGCCACCAAGCTGGGGCACAAGCGCGTCGTGGACGTCAACGCCTCCGACGACGAGCGGATCGGCTACACGCCCGGCAACATCCGCAAGGGCCGGCGCCAGAGCGCCGCGAAGGCCTTCCTCAAGCCGGCGATGACTCGCCCCAACCTCACGGTCCGGACCGGCGTGGAGATCACGAAGGTCCTCATCGAGGACGGCACGGCCGTCGGCGTGACGGGCAAGGCGGACGGGTCGCCCGTCGAGTTCCGCACGAGCCGGCGCGGCGAGGTGATCGTCTCGGCGGGAAGCCTCGGTTCGCCCAAGCTCCTGCAGCTCTCCGGCATCGGCCCCTCGACGGTGCTCAAGGAGGCCGGGGTCGACGTCGTCGTCGACTCCCCCGGCGTCGGCAACGGTCTGCGTGAGCACCGTTGCATCCCGATGCAGGTCCGCATCAAGAGCGACCTCGGGCACAACAAGCTGATCTACGACAACAAGCACCAGAACTGGCAGGGCTTCAAGTACCTGTTCACCCGGAAGGGCCCGATCGCGACGCCCGCCTACGAGATGCTGTGGTTCTTCAAGGCGACGGCCGAGGCCGAGCGCCCGGACGCGCAGGTGCTGGTCACGCCGATGTCCATGGGCGTCGGCCTCACGGGTTACGGCATCGAGCGGCGACCCGGTTTCCAGATGCTCGGCTTCGCGCTGCGCCCGGACAGCCTCGGTTCTGTCCACATCACGTCCTCGAACCCCGACGTGCCGCAACAACTCCGGGCCAACTACCTCGCCACCGACCACGACCGCGAGGTCTCGCTCGGCATGTTCGCCAAGATGCGCGAGCTCATCAAGCAGTCGCCGATCGCCGAGGAGGTCGTGATCGAGACTGTTCCCGGGCCGTTGATCCAGGGCGACCAGGCCGTCCTCGCCCACGCGGGCATGTTCGGAGGCGCGGGCTACCACGCCTCGGGCGCGGTAGTCATGGGCCCGGAGGACACGGACCCGGTCGACGCGAAGTGTCGCGTCCGTGGGGTCGACAGGCTCCGCGTCGTGGACGTCTCGATCCTGCCGCGCATGGTCGCGGGCAACCTCAACGCCCCGATGATGGCCATGGCCTGGCGCGCGGCGGAGATGATCGACGCCGACCGCTGA
- a CDS encoding NAD(P)/FAD-dependent oxidoreductase, translated as MAHIVPKSIVVIGAGLAGFRVCEQLRTQGYTGTITLVGKEDALPYDRPPLSKQVLTGAWEPERASLCDAQAIKELDVDLRLGVSCVGLGVWTAHLSDGAELRTDATIIATGSVPCTIPGQPEGVLTLRTLQDSLALKDRLVPGSSLLIVGGGFIAAEVATAARAAGVDVTVVEAAAQPCVRQLGERAGELVGRLFEEAGVALRTRTPIAGFVDATTVEVAGGERITSDNVLVSVGSTPDVAWLQGTELPIGEGILAGGTGRVPPLPMVWALGDSTSWWDQPRRGYARNEHWTSASDQAQMVAADILLKDTPTLAPPYIWSDQFGMKIQVLGRPDIADEVVQLEGDGLEGGPVKGAVLGYRRGGHLLGVVSFGAPARFAGYRDQVVAGTKAITTVAVEID; from the coding sequence GTGGCTCACATCGTTCCCAAGTCGATAGTCGTCATCGGTGCAGGCCTCGCGGGGTTTCGCGTCTGCGAGCAGCTGCGCACCCAGGGCTACACCGGCACGATCACCCTGGTGGGCAAGGAGGACGCGCTCCCCTACGACCGCCCGCCGCTCTCGAAGCAGGTCCTGACCGGCGCCTGGGAGCCCGAGCGGGCCAGCCTCTGCGACGCCCAAGCGATCAAGGAGCTGGACGTCGACCTCAGGCTCGGCGTGTCCTGCGTAGGTCTCGGTGTCTGGACGGCCCACCTCAGTGACGGCGCGGAGCTGCGCACCGACGCCACGATCATCGCGACCGGATCCGTGCCGTGCACGATCCCCGGTCAGCCCGAGGGCGTCCTGACGCTCCGGACGCTCCAGGACTCCCTCGCGCTCAAGGACAGGCTGGTGCCCGGCTCCAGCCTGCTGATCGTGGGCGGCGGCTTCATCGCCGCCGAGGTGGCGACAGCGGCCCGTGCCGCCGGCGTGGACGTGACGGTCGTGGAGGCTGCCGCTCAGCCCTGCGTGCGCCAGCTCGGCGAGCGGGCCGGCGAGCTGGTCGGCCGGCTGTTCGAGGAAGCGGGTGTCGCCCTGCGCACGCGGACGCCGATCGCGGGCTTCGTCGACGCGACCACCGTCGAGGTGGCGGGAGGGGAGAGGATCACCTCCGACAACGTCCTGGTCTCGGTGGGGTCGACGCCCGACGTCGCTTGGTTGCAGGGGACCGAGCTGCCCATCGGTGAGGGCATCCTCGCGGGCGGGACCGGCCGGGTGCCCCCGTTGCCGATGGTCTGGGCGCTCGGGGACTCGACGTCGTGGTGGGACCAGCCGCGACGAGGCTACGCCCGCAACGAGCACTGGACGAGCGCGAGCGACCAGGCGCAGATGGTCGCGGCGGACATCCTGCTCAAGGACACACCCACCCTCGCGCCGCCGTACATCTGGTCCGACCAGTTCGGCATGAAGATCCAGGTGCTCGGTCGCCCGGACATCGCCGACGAGGTGGTGCAGCTCGAGGGGGACGGCCTCGAGGGTGGTCCGGTCAAGGGCGCCGTGCTCGGCTACCGCAGGGGTGGCCACCTCCTCGGCGTGGTCTCCTTCGGCGCTCCCGCGCGTTTCGCCGGCTACCGCGACCAGGTCGTCGCGGGGACCAAGGCGATCACCACCGTGGCCGTGGAGATCGACTGA
- a CDS encoding ABC transporter permease, producing the protein MATGSIYAIAASALVITYVASGVFNLAFAAMAFTVARFYYELHVEAGWGILPSALVSLGVFAPLLGTLLYVILFRFLQGRSTIVKLMATLGLSVALPPLVELVLGKLAAVTAPGLAPVPLKVFKVFGAVVNADQLAMVLGLVVVLAVGVGVLRFTDIGLKVRALVDSGALTSLNGSSPTRISMGVWAVSTTLAGLTGILIAPTSGLTAAGMTPLMATAFAAVVAARLKSLPVAVGVGLLIGLAGSVPQKWIDPNGTLAQYLLPSVPFIFMLLALLYFALRGQTGDQAAGGALDKAITVEGGDPSLVPSAGLKIGRYPMPVVLSVVFIAVVAILPLVFDVYWAGLTASGIVLAIVLLSYTLVTGEGGMLWLCQISFAGIGAIMVAELSTMHGWNPLVAAILGPIAIVPIGILIGVLTVRLGELYIALVTLSAGILAQSLVVTQDRWYNWGSGTMVSRPSFAVDNQAFTYLALGAFLVLAFLIINLRRSTAGLALGAVRWSESGAKTIGLSVVQSKVLVSALATYVAALGGTFIAMDKQTTLPDFFQPFTGLVWLAVLMTLGSRSVMAALATGLMYYMVPALFQQYLPTEVGEIPIILFGLGAVALASHPEGAFAQGAGNLAKRRAKKSEKSVPTSAPAVPPGAAPTVQPGSAPATVGERA; encoded by the coding sequence TTGGCGACTGGCTCGATCTACGCCATCGCAGCCAGCGCCCTGGTGATCACCTACGTAGCGTCCGGAGTGTTCAACCTGGCCTTCGCGGCTATGGCGTTCACCGTCGCGCGCTTCTACTACGAGCTGCACGTCGAGGCCGGATGGGGGATCCTTCCCTCCGCCCTGGTGTCGCTCGGGGTCTTCGCGCCGCTGTTGGGGACGCTCCTCTACGTCATCCTCTTCCGCTTCCTGCAGGGCCGGTCGACCATCGTGAAGCTGATGGCGACCCTCGGCCTGTCGGTCGCGCTGCCACCCCTCGTCGAGCTCGTCCTCGGGAAGCTCGCGGCGGTCACGGCCCCCGGCCTGGCGCCGGTGCCGCTCAAGGTCTTCAAGGTCTTCGGCGCCGTCGTGAACGCCGACCAGCTCGCGATGGTGCTGGGACTCGTCGTGGTCCTGGCGGTGGGTGTGGGCGTGCTCCGCTTCACCGACATCGGCCTGAAGGTCCGTGCACTGGTCGACTCGGGCGCGCTGACCAGCCTCAACGGCTCCAGCCCGACGCGGATCTCGATGGGGGTCTGGGCGGTCAGCACCACCCTCGCGGGCCTCACCGGCATCCTGATCGCGCCGACGTCAGGTCTCACCGCGGCCGGTATGACGCCGCTCATGGCGACCGCGTTCGCCGCCGTCGTCGCCGCTCGTCTCAAGAGCCTGCCGGTGGCGGTGGGCGTCGGCCTGCTCATCGGCCTCGCCGGCTCGGTGCCCCAGAAGTGGATCGACCCGAACGGCACGCTGGCGCAGTACCTGCTCCCGAGCGTTCCGTTCATCTTCATGCTGCTGGCGCTGCTCTACTTCGCGCTTCGAGGGCAGACCGGCGACCAGGCCGCCGGCGGCGCGCTCGACAAGGCGATCACCGTCGAGGGCGGTGACCCGAGCCTGGTCCCGAGCGCGGGGTTGAAGATCGGCCGCTACCCGATGCCGGTCGTGCTCTCTGTCGTGTTCATCGCCGTCGTCGCGATCCTGCCGCTGGTCTTCGACGTCTACTGGGCGGGCCTGACCGCGAGCGGCATCGTGCTGGCCATCGTCCTGCTCTCCTACACGCTGGTGACAGGTGAGGGCGGCATGCTCTGGCTGTGCCAGATCAGCTTCGCGGGCATCGGCGCGATCATGGTCGCGGAACTCTCGACCATGCACGGCTGGAACCCGCTCGTCGCGGCGATCCTCGGCCCGATCGCGATCGTGCCGATCGGCATCCTGATCGGTGTGCTCACGGTCCGCCTCGGTGAGCTCTACATCGCGCTGGTCACCCTGAGCGCCGGCATCCTCGCCCAGTCCCTCGTGGTCACCCAGGACCGTTGGTACAACTGGGGATCCGGGACGATGGTCAGCCGGCCCAGCTTCGCCGTGGACAACCAGGCCTTCACCTACCTCGCGCTCGGGGCGTTCTTGGTGCTGGCGTTCCTCATCATCAACCTGCGCCGCTCGACCGCCGGTCTGGCGCTCGGCGCCGTGCGCTGGAGCGAGAGCGGTGCGAAGACGATCGGGCTCTCGGTCGTGCAGTCGAAGGTGCTGGTGTCGGCGCTCGCGACGTACGTCGCGGCCCTCGGCGGCACGTTCATCGCGATGGACAAGCAGACCACCTTGCCCGACTTCTTCCAGCCGTTCACCGGTCTGGTCTGGCTGGCGGTCCTGATGACGCTGGGCTCGCGCTCGGTGATGGCGGCCCTCGCCACCGGCCTCATGTACTACATGGTCCCGGCGCTGTTCCAGCAGTACCTGCCGACGGAGGTCGGCGAGATCCCGATCATCCTCTTCGGCCTCGGTGCGGTCGCGTTGGCCTCCCACCCCGAGGGCGCCTTCGCCCAGGGGGCGGGAAACCTGGCGAAGCGGCGAGCGAAGAAGTCCGAGAAGAGCGTGCCCACGTCGGCGCCCGCCGTCCCGCCCGGGGCCGCACCGACCGTCCAGCCGGGTTCTGCGCCGGCCACCGTGGGTGAGCGCGCATGA
- a CDS encoding ABC transporter ATP-binding protein, giving the protein MSTPLLKVTDLNVHYGPALSLSNISFELGSRQSIAVLGSNGAGKSTLARVLSGLVQATSGTIELEGHDLTHKQGHVWRRAGVVHLPEGRGVFRGLTVMDNLRMALAAEKGIDKNAALAHAFEIFPVLGNRRRQLAGTLSGGEQQMLSLARALMIDPKVVIADEMSLGLAPRLVDVVFDGLERARDKGVAVIMIEQFASRALEFADDALILQRGTLAWSGPASEVGDELTRSYLGEGAVAV; this is encoded by the coding sequence ATGAGCACACCACTGTTGAAGGTCACCGACCTCAACGTCCACTACGGACCCGCCCTCTCGCTTTCGAACATCTCCTTCGAGCTCGGCTCCCGGCAGTCGATCGCCGTGCTCGGGTCGAACGGCGCGGGCAAGTCGACGCTGGCCCGCGTGCTCTCCGGGCTGGTGCAGGCGACGTCGGGCACCATCGAGCTGGAGGGTCACGACCTGACGCACAAGCAAGGTCACGTCTGGCGCCGCGCCGGGGTCGTCCACCTCCCCGAGGGCCGCGGCGTCTTCCGCGGGCTGACGGTCATGGACAACCTCCGGATGGCGCTGGCGGCGGAGAAGGGCATCGACAAGAACGCCGCCCTCGCGCACGCCTTCGAGATCTTCCCGGTGCTCGGCAACCGCCGTCGCCAGCTGGCCGGGACCCTGTCCGGCGGGGAGCAGCAGATGCTGTCGCTGGCCCGCGCGCTGATGATCGACCCCAAGGTCGTGATCGCCGACGAGATGTCACTCGGCCTGGCGCCACGACTCGTCGACGTCGTCTTCGACGGGCTCGAGCGAGCGCGGGACAAGGGTGTCGCCGTCATCATGATCGAGCAGTTCGCGTCCCGCGCGCTGGAGTTCGCCGACGACGCGCTGATCCTCCAGCGCGGTACGCTCGCGTGGTCGGGGCCGGCGTCCGAGGTCGGCGACGAGCTCACCCGCAGCTACCTCGGCGAGGGTGCGGTTGCCGTCTAA
- a CDS encoding ABC transporter ATP-binding protein, producing MSNHPRIEAKGVTMKFGGLVALADVDLAVPAGQIVGLVGPNGAGKSTLFGVLSGLLKPTAGTVFMDGEDVTHATPQLRARRGLARTFQHPELFASLTVREHLALGYRARHSKSRIFTDLVTGRGLFPKEDAVENARVDALLDELNLTEIQHRPVMGLPLGTSRLVEIGRALATDPKVMLMDEPSSGLDVAETEDLAATMRRVVAEHGVSLLFVEHDVPLVLGLCDFVYVVDFGVKIAEGDPDQIRSDPAVRAAYLGEESPAIEVYESEADASLASTSAGDLA from the coding sequence GTGAGCAACCACCCGCGCATCGAGGCCAAGGGGGTGACCATGAAGTTCGGCGGCCTGGTCGCGCTGGCCGACGTCGACCTCGCGGTCCCCGCCGGTCAGATCGTCGGGCTGGTCGGCCCGAACGGCGCCGGCAAGAGCACGCTCTTCGGTGTGCTGTCCGGGCTGCTGAAGCCGACCGCCGGCACCGTCTTCATGGACGGTGAGGACGTCACCCACGCGACGCCGCAGTTGCGTGCACGCAGGGGCCTGGCCCGCACGTTCCAGCACCCGGAGCTCTTCGCGTCGCTCACGGTGCGTGAGCATCTCGCCCTCGGCTACCGGGCGCGGCACAGCAAGAGCCGCATCTTCACCGATCTCGTCACCGGGCGCGGCCTCTTCCCCAAGGAGGACGCCGTCGAGAACGCGCGCGTCGACGCCCTTCTCGATGAGCTCAACCTGACCGAGATCCAGCACCGTCCCGTCATGGGGCTCCCGCTGGGCACGAGCCGGCTGGTGGAGATCGGTCGCGCCCTCGCGACCGATCCGAAGGTGATGCTGATGGACGAGCCCTCCTCCGGCCTCGACGTGGCCGAGACGGAGGACCTCGCCGCCACCATGCGCAGGGTCGTGGCGGAGCACGGCGTCTCGCTGCTTTTCGTCGAGCACGATGTGCCACTGGTCCTGGGCCTGTGCGACTTCGTCTACGTGGTCGACTTCGGGGTGAAGATCGCGGAGGGCGACCCCGACCAGATCCGCAGCGACCCCGCCGTCCGCGCGGCGTACCTCGGCGAGGAGAGCCCGGCGATCGAGGTCTACGAGAGCGAAGCCGATGCTTCGCTGGCATCGACGAGTGCAGGAGACCTGGCATGA